From Enterococcus wangshanyuanii, the proteins below share one genomic window:
- a CDS encoding ASCH domain-containing protein, whose amino-acid sequence MKVLLSIKPEFVKEIVEGRKKFEYRKNIFKRDDVSSIVVYATKPYGKVVGEFEIDSIIQNKPSELWKETKAYSGITRTFFNEYFKGRDTAFAIQIKEFIAYDEPLELQEFDEKIKVAPQSFCYVR is encoded by the coding sequence ATGAAAGTTTTATTATCAATTAAACCAGAATTTGTAAAGGAAATAGTCGAAGGTAGGAAGAAATTTGAGTATAGAAAAAATATCTTCAAAAGAGATGATGTTTCATCTATTGTAGTATACGCTACTAAGCCATATGGAAAAGTAGTTGGTGAATTTGAAATTGATAGTATAATTCAAAATAAGCCTTCTGAGCTATGGAAAGAAACAAAAGCATATTCGGGTATAACAAGAACTTTTTTTAATGAATATTTTAAAGGTAGAGATACAGCTTTTGCTATTCAAATTAAAGAATTTATTGCATACGATGAACCACTCGAACTACAAGAGTTTGATGAAAAAATAAAAGTTGCGCCTCAATCTTTTTGTTATGTGAGGTAA
- a CDS encoding ATP-binding protein, whose product MGRNEELEEIIRELFYQNTEGEYWDFKEFPYFYEGQDKAEINKKKNDLLHDIICMANNLSNHEAYLIMGISDNPVEIIGVEKYLGRWTQENYLDFIHSKKWAGDYIPALELRTITNGVGAELDILVVHKSQRVPFYLKEKYQSVQPNQIYVRKGAKNTSINKQAEIQDIEKLWEFRFGLIPYPKERVFNYIKDTDSWIKMKSSYEGMSWYYEKFPEYTIEFYDDPENEDLRTPPFALMHTNARSSWHILRVKYHQTILLEFSAHYIDETRGIAVHPKSSSLKLFDSYPKSEYVNSYYYYFEDSPEIGLMWLLKSLVNHDNGAWSKHLSMIPIFENLQQKESIEKLINSDAEKHQELVFESKEKCYVGYNNNLSDADQEYARIDMATTLMVKAVLNEYKIEQFYQ is encoded by the coding sequence ATGGGGAGAAATGAAGAATTAGAAGAGATCATTCGCGAATTGTTCTATCAAAACACAGAAGGCGAATATTGGGACTTCAAGGAGTTTCCTTATTTTTATGAAGGTCAAGACAAGGCAGAGATAAATAAAAAGAAAAATGATTTATTACATGACATAATTTGCATGGCAAACAATCTGAGTAATCATGAAGCCTATTTAATAATGGGAATATCCGATAATCCTGTTGAAATTATAGGAGTTGAAAAATATTTAGGTAGGTGGACTCAGGAAAATTATCTTGATTTTATTCATAGTAAGAAATGGGCAGGAGACTATATTCCAGCGTTGGAGTTAAGAACAATAACCAATGGAGTTGGTGCAGAATTAGATATTTTAGTAGTTCATAAATCTCAAAGGGTTCCTTTTTATCTTAAAGAAAAATATCAAAGTGTACAACCTAATCAAATTTATGTTCGAAAAGGTGCGAAAAATACTTCGATAAATAAACAAGCTGAAATTCAGGATATTGAAAAATTATGGGAATTTAGATTTGGCTTAATCCCTTATCCAAAGGAAAGAGTATTTAATTATATCAAGGATACTGACTCTTGGATAAAAATGAAAAGTAGTTATGAAGGAATGTCATGGTACTATGAAAAATTTCCTGAATATACAATTGAGTTTTATGATGACCCTGAAAATGAAGATTTGAGGACACCTCCCTTCGCATTGATGCATACTAATGCGAGAAGTTCATGGCATATTTTGAGGGTAAAGTATCATCAAACGATACTTTTAGAATTTTCGGCACATTATATTGATGAAACTCGAGGTATAGCAGTACATCCCAAAAGCTCATCTCTTAAGTTGTTTGACAGTTACCCAAAAAGTGAGTATGTAAATTCATACTATTATTATTTTGAAGATTCACCAGAGATAGGATTAATGTGGTTATTAAAATCATTAGTTAATCATGATAATGGTGCTTGGTCTAAGCATTTAAGTATGATTCCTATTTTTGAAAATTTACAACAGAAAGAATCCATTGAAAAATTAATCAATAGTGATGCCGAAAAGCATCAAGAATTAGTCTTTGAAAGTAAAGAAAAATGCTATGTTGGTTATAATAACAATCTTTCTGATGCAGACCAAGAATATGCTCGAATCGATATGGCAACAACCTTGATGGTAAAAGCAGTCTTAAATGAATATAAAATTGAACAATTCTACCAATAA
- a CDS encoding helix-turn-helix domain-containing protein: MFSERLLKMRKNAELTQEELAKKINVSKQSVGSWERGRTEPSIETITELANVLNTTTDYLLGRTNQPIQNNIDSTNIGNNITSHFRLNTSDMNIDDIEELEEELTDYMEFLIKKAKEKKAKREKNS; this comes from the coding sequence ATGTTTAGTGAAAGACTATTAAAAATGCGAAAAAATGCTGAATTAACACAAGAAGAACTAGCAAAAAAAATAAATGTTTCTAAACAAAGTGTCGGTAGTTGGGAACGTGGTAGAACAGAGCCATCAATAGAAACCATAACCGAATTAGCAAACGTATTAAACACTACTACTGATTACTTACTAGGAAGAACTAACCAACCTATCCAGAATAATATTGATTCAACTAATATCGGCAATAATATTACTTCACATTTTAGACTTAACACATCCGATATGAACATTGATGATATAGAAGAATTAGAAGAAGAATTAACTGATTACATGGAATTTTTAATAAAGAAAGCAAAAGAAAAGAAAGCAAAAAGAGAAAAGAATAGTTAG
- a CDS encoding ATP-binding protein, protein MVYTFFSGVHGVGKTTLMSRLKKNKEIKCFSASDLIRNSGKSIIKNQKFTSDIDENQLLLKQELLKIADKDQKIFLDGHFCLLNKEGIIENVSFLTFEGTQLEKIVFLEENPVVICQRLFDRDGKKYDFEVIREFQKAEKLQAFKFSKENGIPIFVYNNESNLEELMRFVF, encoded by the coding sequence ATGGTATATACATTTTTTTCAGGAGTTCATGGTGTTGGGAAAACTACCTTAATGAGTAGATTGAAAAAGAATAAAGAAATAAAGTGTTTCTCAGCTAGTGATTTAATTAGAAATTCAGGGAAAAGTATTATTAAGAATCAAAAATTTACTAGTGATATTGATGAAAATCAATTATTATTAAAACAAGAATTGCTAAAAATAGCTGATAAAGACCAAAAAATCTTTCTAGATGGTCACTTTTGCTTGCTCAATAAAGAGGGAATTATTGAAAATGTCTCTTTTTTGACTTTTGAAGGAACTCAACTTGAAAAAATAGTTTTTTTGGAAGAAAATCCAGTTGTCATTTGCCAGAGATTGTTTGATAGAGATGGAAAAAAATATGATTTTGAAGTGATAAGAGAATTTCAGAAAGCTGAAAAATTACAAGCTTTTAAATTTTCTAAAGAAAATGGTATTCCTATCTTTGTTTATAACAATGAATCAAATTTAGAGGAATTGATGCGTTTTGTGTTTTAA
- a CDS encoding DUF6906 family protein, translating to MKRGKKPTRRQKQLIEQQKIGNQFLNPNKWLVRQFSASKMLLIHKETGKTRELVL from the coding sequence ATGAAACGAGGAAAAAAACCTACAAGAAGACAGAAACAACTGATTGAACAACAAAAGATTGGAAATCAATTTCTCAACCCAAATAAATGGCTGGTGAGACAATTCTCTGCAAGTAAGATGTTGCTTATTCACAAAGAAACGGGAAAAACTAGAGAATTAGTGCTGTGA
- a CDS encoding cell division protein FtsK, with protein MLKKIFKYRGTRIRYSSRKLLLYYQLALFTPILALLGYFVGYKQIYPLVDAGTKEWQVYVLPVAIIFIVTVVSNILILLVKRISIVRDGYFARVEQRQILAKMVIDNTYYNKVQKKTSEGKTKEKIIFPKIYYRKRKETFEVAFETKGNKFQDKFLTIGGFLETALTADMIKKVDEKGFIVYELRANVYNKRISIREMVADEGKVQLMKGLYWFFDKDPHLLVGGGTGGGKTFTLLSLIYALVRVADIEICDPKRSDLMALGKLPLFEGKVHSGKDMVTCLKTAVSEMNDRFEEMNTSSKYKMGKNYAYYGLKPKFIVIDEFAAWMAELSNDFKTAGEVEEYLTQIVLKARQCGIFLIVAMQRPDGEFIKTALRDNFMFRMSVGRLSETGNWMIFGDENKNKNFKFVEKVDGEVVYGRGYVAKGGDVASELYSPFVPDDFDFVEEFLKISDELGYERMAEAEVQKLSETIEKTFDREALSVESNGNEEKAFLDELSQKY; from the coding sequence ATGTTAAAAAAAATATTTAAATATCGTGGGACACGTATTCGTTATTCCAGTAGAAAGTTACTTTTGTATTATCAACTTGCGTTATTCACTCCTATATTAGCATTATTAGGGTATTTTGTTGGCTATAAACAAATTTATCCTTTAGTTGATGCTGGAACGAAAGAGTGGCAAGTATATGTACTGCCAGTTGCAATCATTTTTATTGTAACGGTTGTATCGAATATTCTCATTTTGTTAGTAAAACGAATTTCAATTGTACGTGATGGCTATTTTGCAAGAGTAGAACAACGTCAAATCTTAGCCAAAATGGTGATTGATAACACGTATTACAACAAAGTACAGAAAAAAACGAGTGAGGGAAAAACGAAAGAAAAAATTATTTTCCCGAAAATCTATTACCGAAAACGAAAAGAAACATTTGAGGTTGCGTTTGAAACAAAAGGCAATAAATTTCAAGACAAATTTTTAACGATTGGAGGATTTTTGGAAACGGCGTTGACAGCCGATATGATAAAAAAAGTCGATGAAAAGGGATTTATTGTCTATGAATTAAGAGCAAATGTGTATAATAAACGAATTTCTATTCGAGAAATGGTTGCTGACGAAGGAAAAGTTCAGTTGATGAAGGGGCTGTATTGGTTTTTTGATAAAGACCCACATTTATTAGTAGGTGGTGGTACAGGTGGCGGAAAGACGTTCACGTTGCTATCGCTTATTTATGCATTAGTTCGAGTGGCAGATATTGAGATTTGTGATCCAAAACGTTCTGATTTGATGGCATTAGGGAAATTACCTTTATTTGAAGGAAAAGTTCATAGTGGCAAAGATATGGTTACTTGCTTAAAAACTGCCGTATCAGAAATGAATGATCGTTTTGAAGAAATGAATACTTCGTCAAAATATAAAATGGGCAAAAATTATGCTTATTATGGATTGAAACCTAAATTTATAGTTATTGATGAGTTCGCCGCTTGGATGGCTGAACTTTCCAATGATTTTAAAACAGCAGGAGAAGTAGAAGAATACTTGACGCAAATTGTTTTGAAGGCTCGTCAATGTGGTATTTTCCTTATTGTTGCAATGCAACGTCCAGATGGTGAATTTATCAAAACAGCGTTACGAGATAACTTTATGTTCCGTATGTCTGTAGGACGTTTAAGTGAAACTGGGAACTGGATGATTTTTGGTGATGAAAACAAAAACAAGAATTTCAAATTTGTTGAAAAAGTTGACGGCGAGGTTGTTTATGGTCGTGGTTATGTTGCCAAAGGTGGAGATGTAGCTAGTGAACTTTATAGTCCATTTGTACCTGATGATTTTGATTTTGTCGAAGAATTTTTGAAAATTAGTGATGAACTAGGGTATGAACGAATGGCAGAAGCAGAAGTTCAAAAACTGTCTGAAACAATTGAAAAAACCTTTGATCGAGAAGCTTTATCTGTAGAATCCAATGGAAACGAAGAAAAAGCCTTTCTGGATGAGTTAAGTCAAAAATATTAA
- a CDS encoding DUF3850 domain-containing protein, with amino-acid sequence MAVLEDLKKFEIRYNDRDFKVGDIVILKEIDSVNRKLTGRQIKTEITYITNYEQKNNYVVFGIEKV; translated from the coding sequence ATGGCTGTACTTGAGGACTTGAAAAAATTTGAAATAAGATATAACGATAGGGATTTTAAAGTTGGCGACATTGTAATTTTGAAAGAGATTGATAGCGTTAATAGAAAGCTTACTGGGAGACAAATAAAAACGGAAATTACTTACATTACTAATTATGAACAAAAAAATAATTATGTAGTGTTTGGAATAGAAAAAGTTTAA
- a CDS encoding MSCRAMM family protein encodes MKKINFKRKAKYLFASLIVLGQVVSSSILPVVANAGVIFPKEVTVEYDNNRMYVAKGTNSDGSAFDERIPPLYAVYEGKRQPIFCIEPAVPIVNSVTPGYTSNPLPAFANDQRSKFLTVLWKYAGNDEDTQQVAQIMLWEHQQGKTIDYLRRPDGSLIDVDSVKAKINQIITDYEKKPSFDGQKVTVTVGESITLTDTDNVGLERFDTLMKNSNPANVDWSIKGNKLTITPNKNSNENGTLVIGKSLDVGTPVAYSLVGSQQVMAGAIDDPNVFSVNLQVIKTGDIKVTKLDEGTGEPVPNTEFDLKNLSDGKTQKVKTDAKGEGLLKDVYDGTEVEITETFVPAPYVKAKNNTKKVMVKAGQVTPVEFRNERATGKSTLTKVDKTTETDKPLNPNYPMTGAKYGWFKEDGTLIKEFALDKNQTATVEGQPLATYYWQETVAPVGYALDPEKHVVELTYKDQDTPVVVKDSKSNDDVIRMNLDGQKLIQNDTNEMFKNDVEFTLTNKRTGETHVVKTATVDGKKGYFRFADIALDDYILTETKGVEGYKNVDPIEITHFYDKETKSFTFVIKDQKSGNVLSEETFTQLELSKGENVDLGTYTLKDKAEVVEKPEVGISTQAHTGDGKTQTFEWGEDVKFYDDVTITTKNIPLGTVLVYETIQVAIYPDGKEKDVWSSGKVDLKMTDEKMTERVLSEYDYKKDPKGTRYYFKELVHKPVEEKHNFDGKEKTQDITPVVKETPKTPETSKETPKGSLPYTGEEMMRGATVVGLLLLLGVAGGMYLKRKKESESLDHADYGTEDFNGNKESAKKK; translated from the coding sequence ATGAAGAAAATTAATTTTAAGAGAAAAGCAAAATATTTATTTGCTAGTTTAATTGTTTTAGGACAAGTGGTCTCATCATCAATTTTACCAGTAGTCGCAAATGCTGGAGTTATTTTCCCAAAGGAAGTAACAGTTGAATATGACAATAACCGAATGTATGTAGCGAAAGGGACAAATTCGGATGGTAGTGCATTTGATGAACGTATTCCGCCGTTATATGCAGTATATGAAGGGAAACGACAACCGATTTTCTGTATTGAACCAGCAGTGCCAATTGTTAATTCAGTAACTCCCGGCTATACGTCAAATCCGTTACCTGCATTTGCGAATGACCAACGATCAAAATTTTTAACAGTTTTGTGGAAGTATGCAGGAAATGATGAAGATACTCAACAAGTAGCACAAATTATGTTATGGGAACATCAACAAGGCAAAACAATTGATTATTTGCGCCGACCAGATGGAAGTTTAATTGATGTGGATTCTGTAAAAGCAAAAATTAATCAAATCATTACTGATTATGAGAAAAAACCGAGTTTTGATGGTCAAAAAGTGACTGTTACGGTTGGTGAATCAATTACTTTAACTGATACAGACAATGTTGGCTTGGAAAGATTTGACACATTAATGAAGAATAGTAATCCAGCTAATGTTGATTGGTCTATTAAGGGAAATAAATTGACTATTACGCCAAACAAAAATTCTAATGAAAATGGAACTTTAGTAATTGGAAAATCTCTTGATGTAGGAACTCCAGTAGCTTATTCATTAGTTGGATCGCAACAAGTGATGGCTGGAGCTATTGACGATCCTAACGTTTTTTCAGTTAATTTGCAAGTAATCAAAACAGGAGATATCAAAGTAACAAAGCTTGACGAGGGAACAGGAGAACCAGTACCGAATACTGAATTTGACTTGAAAAATCTTTCAGACGGTAAAACGCAAAAAGTGAAAACAGATGCAAAAGGTGAAGGGCTTTTAAAAGATGTTTATGATGGAACGGAAGTTGAAATCACTGAAACGTTCGTGCCTGCTCCATATGTAAAAGCGAAAAACAACACTAAAAAAGTAATGGTGAAAGCTGGTCAAGTAACACCAGTTGAGTTTAGAAATGAACGTGCAACAGGCAAATCAACACTAACAAAGGTTGATAAAACGACTGAAACTGATAAACCGTTAAATCCTAATTATCCTATGACTGGCGCAAAATACGGCTGGTTTAAAGAAGATGGTACGTTGATTAAAGAATTTGCTTTAGACAAAAACCAAACTGCAACAGTCGAAGGTCAACCGCTAGCAACTTATTATTGGCAGGAAACCGTAGCTCCAGTCGGCTATGCCCTTGATCCAGAAAAACACGTTGTAGAATTGACGTATAAAGACCAAGACACACCAGTTGTTGTCAAAGACAGTAAAAGTAATGACGATGTGATTCGTATGAACTTAGACGGTCAAAAACTGATTCAAAATGACACCAATGAAATGTTCAAAAATGATGTTGAGTTTACGCTAACAAACAAGCGAACAGGAGAAACTCACGTTGTTAAAACGGCTACTGTAGACGGTAAAAAAGGCTACTTTAGGTTTGCTGACATTGCACTTGATGATTATATCTTGACGGAAACAAAAGGCGTTGAAGGCTATAAGAATGTTGATCCTATTGAGATTACACATTTTTATGACAAGGAAACGAAATCATTTACCTTCGTTATCAAAGACCAAAAGAGCGGGAATGTATTGAGTGAAGAAACATTCACTCAACTAGAATTATCTAAAGGTGAAAATGTAGATTTAGGCACATATACACTGAAAGATAAAGCAGAAGTTGTTGAAAAACCAGAAGTGGGTATCTCAACGCAAGCCCATACTGGAGACGGTAAAACCCAAACGTTTGAATGGGGCGAAGATGTGAAGTTTTATGATGATGTAACGATTACAACTAAAAATATCCCGTTAGGAACAGTCCTTGTTTATGAAACAATTCAAGTTGCTATTTATCCTGATGGAAAAGAAAAAGATGTTTGGTCTTCTGGGAAAGTCGATTTGAAGATGACTGATGAGAAAATGACTGAACGTGTGTTGTCAGAATATGACTACAAAAAAGACCCGAAAGGCACACGTTATTACTTTAAGGAATTAGTTCATAAACCAGTTGAAGAAAAACATAACTTTGACGGCAAAGAAAAAACGCAAGATATTACACCAGTTGTCAAAGAAACACCTAAAACGCCAGAAACATCAAAAGAAACGCCAAAAGGATCATTACCCTATACAGGTGAAGAAATGATGCGTGGGGCTACTGTGGTAGGCTTACTACTATTATTAGGTGTTGCTGGCGGAATGTACTTGAAACGTAAAAAAGAATCAGAAAGTTTAGATCATGCTGACTATGGTACAGAAGATTTCAACGGAAACAAAGAATCAGCTAAGAAGAAGTGA
- a CDS encoding ImmA/IrrE family metallo-endopeptidase, producing MDFINEELYFEAFNLANELTKDVAYYCSKKIEEVKCFDIEKYVKELEDVEFIDYPFQKQLKNKMLGSTSKVYGEVIITTNRNLMIERKNFTKMHEIVHFYKDIPCVSESHTFSDMVIENGYFPEDIPREYRANVGASILLANNHALLSALRQFNTFQQVADFFFMSKSALQNRLKEYLIFICNCTPQYAFQLVYNYRIGNGKELFQVMYSSKNYYSLN from the coding sequence TTGGATTTCATTAACGAGGAACTATATTTTGAAGCCTTCAATCTTGCTAACGAGTTAACAAAAGATGTCGCTTATTATTGTTCAAAAAAGATTGAAGAAGTCAAATGCTTTGACATTGAAAAATATGTAAAAGAACTAGAAGACGTTGAATTTATTGATTACCCTTTTCAAAAACAATTAAAAAATAAAATGCTAGGCTCCACTTCTAAAGTTTATGGAGAAGTCATTATTACAACTAATAGGAATTTAATGATTGAAAGAAAAAATTTCACCAAAATGCACGAAATAGTTCATTTCTACAAAGATATACCTTGTGTTAGTGAATCACACACATTTTCTGACATGGTAATTGAAAATGGCTATTTCCCAGAGGATATACCTAGAGAATATCGAGCAAATGTAGGTGCAAGTATTCTTCTAGCAAATAATCATGCATTACTATCTGCATTAAGACAATTCAATACATTTCAACAAGTTGCAGATTTCTTTTTCATGAGTAAATCAGCACTACAAAATAGATTAAAAGAATATCTTATATTTATTTGTAATTGTACGCCTCAATATGCTTTTCAATTGGTCTATAATTACCGTATCGGAAATGGTAAAGAACTTTTCCAAGTGATGTATTCATCAAAAAATTATTACAGTTTGAATTAG